Proteins encoded within one genomic window of Candidatus Syntrophocurvum alkaliphilum:
- a CDS encoding recombinase family protein — MAAYCRVSTDQLEQLSSYEAQVNYYTTYIDGHPDYELASIYADEGISATNTKKREQFNKMIEDCKQGKIDMIITKSISRFARNTLDCLNYVRLLKDLGVGVIFEKENINTLDSKGEVLLSILSSLAQDESRSISENSTWGIRRRFEQGRVTVNHNKFLGYDKDENGDLIINAEQAKIVRRIYTEFLEGKGANRIAKDLETDGVLNWNGSTKWYESSIRKMLSNEKYKGDALLQKTYTVDFLSKKRMNNNGQVPQYYVEDSHPVIIDKDTWEAVQLEMDRRKAFAALHGIQKVDYATIDNPFAGRVICGNCGKTYGRKVWNSTNQQLRRFIWRCNVRYLAKGQKGCVSKHIDDKVLYEAFVSVFNVIVENKDEFIEKWEELLNCDDVLKVIVAKRFIKTFSKAEIIKQFDIDLYFKLVEKITVYDGGVI; from the coding sequence ATGGCAGCTTACTGCAGGGTATCAACCGACCAATTAGAACAGTTATCAAGCTATGAAGCTCAGGTTAATTACTATACCACATACATAGATGGCCACCCAGATTATGAACTAGCAAGTATATATGCTGATGAAGGTATTTCAGCAACTAACACTAAAAAGCGAGAACAGTTTAATAAAATGATTGAGGATTGTAAGCAAGGAAAAATAGATATGATAATAACCAAATCTATATCTAGGTTTGCAAGAAATACATTAGATTGTCTTAACTATGTAAGGTTACTTAAGGATTTAGGTGTTGGAGTTATATTTGAAAAAGAGAATATAAATACATTAGATAGCAAGGGTGAGGTGCTTTTAAGCATTTTAAGTTCACTTGCTCAAGATGAAAGCAGATCTATATCAGAAAATTCAACTTGGGGAATTCGCAGACGATTTGAGCAAGGAAGAGTAACTGTTAATCACAACAAGTTTCTAGGTTACGATAAAGATGAAAATGGTGATCTTATTATTAATGCAGAACAAGCTAAAATAGTTAGGCGGATTTATACTGAGTTTCTAGAGGGAAAAGGTGCTAACCGTATAGCTAAGGATCTTGAAACTGATGGAGTTTTAAATTGGAATGGTTCGACTAAGTGGTATGAAAGTAGTATCAGAAAAATGCTTAGTAATGAGAAATATAAAGGTGATGCTCTGCTTCAAAAGACCTATACAGTAGATTTTTTAAGTAAGAAGCGAATGAATAACAATGGTCAAGTTCCACAGTATTATGTTGAGGATAGCCACCCAGTAATTATTGATAAGGATACTTGGGAAGCAGTACAGCTTGAAATGGATAGGAGAAAGGCATTTGCAGCTTTGCATGGAATACAAAAAGTTGATTATGCAACCATAGATAATCCATTTGCAGGCAGGGTTATATGTGGTAATTGTGGCAAGACATATGGCAGGAAAGTATGGAACTCTACTAACCAGCAATTGCGTAGGTTTATATGGCGTTGTAATGTTAGGTATTTAGCAAAAGGCCAAAAGGGCTGCGTGAGCAAGCATATAGATGATAAAGTTTTATATGAAGCTTTTGTAAGTGTTTTTAATGTGATAGTTGAAAATAAGGATGAATTTATTGAAAAGTGGGAGGAGTTACTTAATTGTGATGATGTTTTAAAGGTTATTGTAGCTAAAAGATTTATTAAGACTTTTTCTAAGGCAGAAATAATTAAGCAGTTTGATATTGATTTGTACTTTAAACTGGTTGAAAAGATAACAGTTTATGATGGGGGTGTTATTTAG
- a CDS encoding DUF6431 domain-containing protein encodes MQIIWTKANKISKYIKTTVNNTFPHILECPCCKARIKLYRHGYYYRNVIYYKKEYQIKICRYYCRSCKKTTSLIPSFLLPYFQHSRPLILKELNKIFSKLPTRLSRQQAAFYKARFLRNMNALIVALREKQQLYGISRDENKKAIQLLKYLTPPPRETTLKGHYDQIINNFMALSF; translated from the coding sequence TTGCAAATTATATGGACAAAGGCAAATAAAATTTCAAAGTATATAAAAACTACAGTAAATAATACTTTTCCTCATATTTTAGAATGTCCTTGCTGTAAAGCTAGGATTAAGTTATATAGGCATGGGTATTACTATAGAAATGTCATTTATTATAAGAAGGAATACCAGATAAAAATCTGTAGGTACTATTGTCGCTCTTGCAAGAAAACCACTTCTTTAATCCCAAGTTTCCTACTACCATATTTTCAGCATTCTCGCCCACTTATATTAAAAGAACTTAATAAAATTTTTAGTAAACTTCCCACAAGATTATCAAGGCAACAAGCAGCCTTTTATAAAGCTAGATTTTTAAGGAATATGAATGCTTTAATAGTTGCATTAAGAGAGAAGCAGCAATTGTATGGCATTTCTAGAGATGAAAATAAAAAAGCCATTCAGTTATTAAAATATTTAACCCCTCCGCCAAGAGAAACAACCTTAAAAGGTCATTATGATCAAATAATTAATAACTTTATGGCACTTTCATTTTAA
- a CDS encoding N-acetylmuramoyl-L-alanine amidase family protein produces MYKVCLDYGHGGNDPGAKYKGRKESDDNLYIGREIAKELRRHGIKVGETRTSDTTVSLNKRSSFSNKGNYDYFISIHRNAFKPEVASGVETYIFNRASKESKELAAKIQNALTDIGFINRGVNTANFHVLRETKAPAVLIEIGFLDNKNDNYLFDSRREEITTGITKAILDQLGITYVEEDKELIDAVNILVDKNIINSPQYWIDNARKDKTVKGEYAAILIKRIALLSNT; encoded by the coding sequence ATGTATAAAGTCTGTTTAGATTATGGTCATGGTGGAAATGATCCCGGTGCTAAATATAAAGGAAGAAAAGAATCAGATGACAACTTATATATAGGAAGAGAAATAGCAAAAGAGTTAAGACGTCATGGTATTAAAGTAGGTGAAACTAGAACATCAGATACTACAGTTTCTTTAAATAAAAGAAGTAGTTTTTCCAATAAGGGTAATTATGACTACTTTATATCAATACATAGAAATGCCTTTAAACCTGAAGTAGCTTCAGGAGTTGAGACTTATATATTTAATAGAGCTAGTAAAGAGTCAAAAGAACTAGCAGCTAAAATTCAAAATGCATTAACAGATATAGGTTTTATAAATCGCGGAGTTAATACAGCAAACTTTCATGTATTAAGAGAAACAAAAGCACCTGCAGTTTTAATAGAAATAGGTTTTCTTGATAATAAAAATGATAATTACCTTTTTGACAGTAGGAGAGAAGAAATAACAACAGGTATTACTAAAGCTATATTAGATCAACTAGGAATAACATATGTAGAGGAAGATAAAGAATTAATAGATGCTGTAAATATATTAGTTGATAAAAATATTATTAACTCCCCTCAATATTGGATTGATAATGCAAGAAAAGATAAAACAGTCAAAGGAGAATATGCTGCAATTCTTATAAAAAGGATAGCTTTATTAAGCAATACATAG
- a CDS encoding DDE-type integrase/transposase/recombinase: protein MTEEQKLQIALFRFSLVAPILNNQIEDISEYLETLASQVHDVPYYGKREYNAKTIRIWFYDYKKGGLDALKPKGRKDKGSSRVISSSLGEKIISYRQENPSISVMLLYEQMVKDGLFLRSQISYHSVYRFLAKRNLAKPLVEQSSSKVRKKFAYDEVNHLWQGDMMVGPYLYVNGKRKPTYLFAFIDDCSRLVTFARFDVEQNFESMKSIYVEALLRRGIPQVVYLDNAKVYRSTLFHEACARMGTAISHTEPYDAASKGKIERFFRTVRDRFLPLIPKKPSSLEELNNAFLRWLEEDYHRRIHSALKISPLDKYMSQASKIKVVDDPLWVNNLFLKREKRKVNNDSTISLYNQFYEVSSIFIGKRVEVRFDPKNMDKVMVYENDEFLEYGKLVSLADNAIIKRDYSLDNPEQKLSFHQASTQKGDS, encoded by the coding sequence ATTACAGAAGAACAAAAACTACAAATAGCTCTATTTCGCTTTTCTCTTGTTGCTCCAATTCTTAATAATCAAATTGAAGATATTAGTGAGTATTTAGAGACATTAGCATCACAAGTCCATGATGTCCCTTATTACGGTAAAAGAGAGTATAATGCTAAAACAATTCGGATCTGGTTTTATGATTACAAAAAAGGCGGCTTAGATGCACTGAAACCTAAAGGCAGAAAAGACAAGGGCTCTTCTAGAGTTATTTCTTCATCTTTAGGTGAAAAGATAATATCCTATAGACAAGAAAACCCTAGTATTAGTGTAATGCTACTTTATGAACAGATGGTTAAAGATGGCTTGTTTTTACGTTCACAGATATCTTATCATTCAGTTTACCGTTTTCTTGCTAAAAGAAATTTAGCTAAACCTTTAGTAGAACAATCATCTTCTAAGGTTAGAAAAAAATTTGCTTATGATGAAGTTAATCACCTATGGCAAGGCGATATGATGGTTGGACCTTATCTTTATGTTAATGGAAAAAGAAAACCTACTTATCTTTTTGCATTTATTGATGATTGTTCAAGACTTGTTACTTTTGCTAGATTTGATGTAGAGCAAAATTTTGAGAGTATGAAGAGTATATATGTTGAGGCTTTACTTAGAAGGGGTATTCCTCAAGTAGTTTATCTTGATAATGCTAAGGTTTATCGCTCTACTCTATTTCATGAAGCATGCGCTAGAATGGGAACTGCTATTTCACATACCGAGCCGTATGATGCTGCTAGTAAAGGGAAAATAGAAAGATTTTTTCGCACTGTAAGAGATAGGTTTTTACCGTTAATCCCTAAAAAGCCGTCTTCTTTAGAAGAACTTAATAACGCTTTTTTAAGATGGTTAGAAGAGGATTATCACAGGCGCATACATTCTGCTTTGAAAATTTCACCTCTTGATAAGTATATGTCCCAGGCAAGCAAAATCAAGGTGGTTGATGACCCTTTATGGGTTAATAATCTATTTTTAAAAAGAGAGAAACGCAAGGTGAATAATGATTCTACTATTTCTCTTTACAATCAGTTTTATGAGGTCTCTTCTATTTTTATAGGTAAACGTGTTGAAGTAAGATTTGATCCTAAAAATATGGATAAGGTAATGGTATATGAAAATGATGAGTTTTTAGAATATGGTAAGTTAGTATCTTTAGCTGATAATGCTATTATTAAACGTGACTATTCTCTAGATAACCCAGAACAGAAGCTTTCTTTTCATCAGGCTTCAACGCAAAAGGGGGATAGTTAA
- a CDS encoding phage holin family protein, translating to MELKELWTYTQVIFAAVGGWLGWFLGGYDGFLYTLIVFVIVDYITGVMLAIINKELSSDIGARGILKKILIFILVGLAHIIDTYIIGDGSAIRTAVIFFYISNEGISIIENTSNIGLPIPQKLKDVLAQLNNKGGK from the coding sequence ATGGAACTAAAAGAATTATGGACATATACACAAGTTATTTTTGCTGCCGTTGGGGGATGGTTGGGTTGGTTTCTTGGAGGTTATGATGGCTTTTTATATACACTTATAGTATTTGTGATTGTTGACTACATTACCGGTGTAATGTTAGCCATAATTAATAAAGAATTATCTAGTGATATAGGAGCAAGAGGTATATTAAAAAAGATACTTATATTTATTTTAGTAGGTTTAGCCCATATAATAGATACTTATATAATTGGTGACGGAAGTGCAATTCGCACAGCAGTCATCTTTTTTTATATTTCAAATGAAGGTATAAGTATTATTGAAAATACATCAAATATTGGTTTACCAATTCCACAAAAACTAAAAGATGTTCTAGCACAACTAAATAACAAGGGGGGTAAGTAA
- a CDS encoding recombinase family protein produces MRVRVIEPKEKTLKKRKTCAYARVSTDSEKQGESLENQVSYYENLITSNPKYEFIGVFADQGITGTTENRPEFQKMLEFCRQGKIDLIITKSISRFARNTTVMLQTVRELKEIGVEVRFEKENINTLSGDGELMLTVLSSFAEEESRSVSENIKWRYHKKFKNGELVINTNRFLGYDKDENGDLIINEKEASIVRRIFQEYLSGKGTFKIAKLFNQEGIPTVTGSKWNETTILAVLKNEKYKGDAILQKTFIMNHLNKLKKKNIGQLDSYYIEENHPVIIPKEMWDKVQNEIKNRAEAKGIYAGTNKYQNRYQLTGLLYCNKCKATLRRRTWNSKHACRKIVWQCSNYIKNGKDACTGISIDDETISKVNIQEPTFVEEVIKNGKKHYSYTRKGEQDKSSSGINNTEKENGSLLQGINRPIRTVIKL; encoded by the coding sequence TTGAGGGTTAGAGTAATTGAGCCTAAAGAGAAAACTTTAAAAAAAAGAAAAACATGTGCTTATGCTAGGGTATCTACTGATAGCGAAAAACAAGGTGAATCCCTAGAAAATCAAGTAAGTTATTATGAAAACCTAATTACAAGTAATCCCAAATATGAGTTTATTGGAGTATTTGCTGATCAAGGAATAACAGGTACAACTGAAAACAGACCAGAGTTTCAAAAAATGCTTGAGTTTTGTAGGCAAGGTAAAATCGATTTAATTATAACTAAATCAATATCAAGGTTTGCTAGAAATACAACGGTAATGCTTCAAACAGTAAGAGAACTAAAAGAAATCGGGGTTGAAGTAAGGTTTGAAAAAGAAAATATAAATACATTATCAGGGGACGGTGAGTTGATGCTTACCGTCCTTTCTTCATTTGCAGAAGAAGAAAGCCGGAGTGTAAGTGAAAATATAAAATGGCGCTATCATAAAAAGTTTAAAAATGGTGAATTAGTTATTAATACAAATCGCTTTCTTGGTTATGACAAAGATGAAAATGGAGATTTAATTATAAATGAAAAAGAAGCTTCTATAGTAAGACGTATATTTCAAGAATATTTATCAGGAAAAGGAACATTTAAAATAGCAAAACTATTTAATCAAGAGGGGATACCTACAGTTACAGGCTCAAAGTGGAATGAGACAACTATTCTTGCAGTTTTAAAAAACGAAAAGTATAAAGGTGATGCTATTTTACAAAAAACCTTTATTATGAACCACTTAAATAAACTTAAAAAGAAAAACATTGGTCAACTAGATAGTTATTATATAGAAGAAAACCATCCAGTTATTATTCCAAAAGAAATGTGGGATAAAGTTCAGAATGAGATTAAAAATAGAGCTGAAGCTAAAGGTATTTATGCAGGTACAAACAAGTATCAAAACAGGTATCAATTAACTGGATTGCTTTATTGTAATAAATGTAAAGCTACATTAAGACGTAGAACCTGGAATAGCAAACATGCATGTAGAAAAATCGTATGGCAATGCAGCAATTATATAAAGAATGGCAAAGATGCTTGTACTGGTATCAGTATTGATGATGAAACAATCTCTAAAGTTAATATACAAGAACCTACTTTTGTTGAGGAGGTAATCAAGAATGGCAAAAAACATTACAGTTATACCCGCAAAGGCGAACAGGACAAATCTAGCTCAGGAATTAACAACACAGAAAAAGAAAATGGCAGCTTACTGCAGGGTATCAACCGACCAATTAGAACAGTTATCAAGCTATGA
- a CDS encoding diguanylate cyclase — protein MFDFLLLDRTIFVFTRTAIILGLISILITFMKIELINWDKQLMMLFIVGFLLITISILSSQVMEGVSYKNVLEFLLASGIILLAISVNKALKKLAYIATYDSLTGIYNKNNLKRILKKCVKKAKKDNSSLSVIFMDINNFKNVNDNLGHEIGDKFLQKLVKTIKSNIRKRDLFIRYGGDEFILILPDTNIIDAKEIEERIVTALNNSELSVYGVSLGIGIANYPEDTYDIEELISFADRRMYQNKQQIKN, from the coding sequence ATGTTTGATTTTTTACTTTTAGATAGAACTATATTTGTTTTCACAAGAACTGCTATTATATTAGGCCTTATAAGTATCTTAATAACTTTTATGAAGATAGAGTTAATAAACTGGGATAAACAATTAATGATGTTATTTATTGTTGGGTTTTTATTAATTACTATTTCTATATTATCTAGTCAGGTTATGGAGGGAGTAAGTTATAAAAATGTATTAGAATTTCTTCTAGCTAGTGGTATTATTCTTTTAGCTATTTCAGTTAACAAAGCATTAAAAAAACTAGCTTATATTGCAACCTATGATTCATTAACTGGTATTTACAACAAAAACAACTTGAAAAGAATCTTAAAGAAATGTGTTAAAAAAGCCAAAAAAGATAATTCATCTTTATCAGTGATTTTCATGGATATTAATAACTTTAAAAATGTTAACGATAACCTTGGTCATGAGATAGGGGATAAGTTTTTACAAAAGTTAGTTAAAACAATTAAAAGTAATATAAGAAAAAGAGATTTATTTATTAGATATGGAGGAGATGAATTTATACTAATCTTACCTGATACAAATATCATAGACGCTAAAGAAATTGAAGAAAGAATAGTTACTGCTCTAAATAACTCTGAATTATCTGTATATGGTGTTAGTTTAGGTATTGGAATAGCCAACTATCCAGAAGATACTTATGATATTGAAGAATTAATTAGTTTTGCAGATAGAAGGATGTATCAGAACAAACAACAAATAAAAAATTAG
- a CDS encoding helix-turn-helix transcriptional regulator yields the protein MRDFKESSANKSFRIISLFEKLCQGEVINKKETAIKYQVNERTIQRDLEELRAYFSENYISDKPVELIYSNSKKGYILDKHDNYWLLPDEILAMSRILLESRAFPKQDLEDIVNKIIIQCEPTKRKQITEIISNELFHYIPVKHGKSIFNILWDISIAIKKQKAISIEYSSLASTTAAKRNLQPVGIVFSEYYFYLIAYFDEHIYEFPTIYRIDRIKDYTIKDEHFHIPYCDRFEEGEFRKRVQFMQTGKLLKIKFKYWGKSIEAILDRLPTAKVIEQYEEGKYILEAEVFGQGIKMWFLSQGDCLEVLEPKEFREEMKETTFKMKQLYK from the coding sequence ATGCGAGATTTTAAAGAAAGCTCAGCTAATAAGTCTTTTAGAATCATATCTTTGTTTGAAAAGCTATGTCAGGGAGAAGTAATTAATAAAAAGGAAACAGCTATTAAGTATCAAGTAAACGAGAGAACTATTCAAAGAGATTTAGAAGAATTAAGGGCTTATTTTAGTGAGAACTATATTAGCGATAAACCAGTTGAACTTATATATAGCAATAGTAAGAAAGGTTATATTTTAGATAAGCATGACAACTACTGGCTATTACCAGATGAGATTTTAGCTATGAGCAGGATTTTACTTGAAAGTAGAGCTTTCCCCAAACAAGATTTAGAAGATATAGTGAACAAAATAATTATTCAATGTGAACCTACCAAAAGAAAACAAATCACAGAAATTATATCAAATGAATTATTTCACTACATACCAGTTAAACACGGCAAATCTATTTTTAATATTCTATGGGATATAAGTATTGCTATAAAAAAACAAAAAGCTATTAGTATAGAATATTCAAGTTTAGCAAGTACAACCGCAGCTAAACGCAATTTGCAACCAGTAGGGATAGTATTTTCAGAATATTACTTTTATCTAATAGCATATTTTGATGAACATATATACGAATTTCCAACAATTTATAGGATAGACAGGATTAAAGATTATACGATAAAGGATGAACATTTTCATATACCATATTGTGATCGCTTTGAAGAAGGTGAATTTAGAAAAAGAGTTCAGTTTATGCAGACCGGTAAACTTCTTAAAATTAAATTTAAGTACTGGGGAAAATCAATAGAAGCTATTTTAGACCGGCTTCCTACGGCTAAAGTAATTGAACAGTATGAAGAAGGTAAATACATTTTGGAAGCAGAGGTTTTTGGGCAGGGAATTAAGATGTGGTTTTTAAGCCAGGGTGACTGTTTAGAGGTATTAGAACCAAAGGAGTTTAGGGAGGAAATGAAGGAGACAACTTTCAAGATGAAACAACTTTATAAATAG
- a CDS encoding competence protein CoiA codes for MFIVQDKYGTRISALDDNVSKLKTMSKNGELFCPECNSSMIFRAGEKKIKHFAHKSECSYLYHEPETLEHQKGKLLIKQHFEKLYPEAQVELEYSIKQTNQRSDIAIIHSNGEIWAVEIQCSKISNQVWLDRHLLYEKAGVKDIWIFGGSMHSYGRTENQNDYEKHKLCSFEKEVYSAYEGIYYLNPDTEIIRILYKKESYYHSDTVIICDEIICEFKDVYIFKDMLITKEKHTKLIELEKEKAKAKEEQLRYEQEQKRKQMEKEKKAKTYIHDIKEERLQATKLMTEKEKKQFKVICNKLRFNENNFPPILHIDTECSDLIATPPYLWQLWIYDNFIYKKISKQEKVWVPKVYEEFKSMVNKGIFRVKYVSRNENRHYSFAIYNFFEHLSEIGVTQQISFYDSKYHRIICDELPIYNDLEDNAILSKALSEYADDESYNSLENFNELLRQKSLKSTKIIEETKNNIKFLPYLVYLIEQKQELVNEWELNFLRNQLKLFQKGKMLTDKQISIVIKIKLRIEKQLNISLDLANYENMHSTSQTLDRFRLY; via the coding sequence TTGTTTATAGTCCAAGATAAATATGGAACCAGAATATCAGCTTTGGACGATAATGTTAGTAAGCTTAAGACTATGTCTAAGAATGGAGAACTTTTTTGTCCTGAATGTAATAGCAGTATGATTTTTCGAGCTGGGGAAAAAAAGATTAAACACTTTGCGCATAAATCCGAATGTAGTTACCTATATCATGAGCCAGAAACACTAGAACATCAAAAAGGGAAGTTGTTGATCAAGCAACACTTTGAAAAACTATATCCTGAAGCACAAGTTGAATTAGAATATAGTATAAAGCAAACAAACCAGCGTTCAGATATTGCTATTATTCATTCAAATGGAGAAATTTGGGCAGTTGAAATTCAATGTTCTAAGATTTCTAATCAAGTATGGTTGGATAGACATTTGTTATATGAAAAAGCGGGAGTTAAGGACATATGGATTTTTGGCGGTTCTATGCACTCCTATGGTAGAACAGAAAATCAAAATGATTACGAAAAACATAAATTATGCTCTTTTGAAAAGGAAGTTTATTCTGCATATGAAGGTATTTATTACCTCAACCCTGATACTGAAATAATAAGGATTTTATATAAAAAAGAATCTTATTACCACTCTGATACTGTTATTATCTGTGATGAAATTATCTGTGAATTTAAAGATGTATACATTTTTAAAGATATGCTAATAACCAAAGAGAAACATACAAAGTTAATTGAGTTAGAAAAAGAAAAGGCTAAAGCAAAAGAAGAACAACTTCGTTATGAACAAGAGCAGAAACGCAAACAAATGGAAAAAGAGAAAAAAGCAAAAACTTACATTCATGATATTAAGGAGGAACGGTTACAAGCTACAAAATTAATGACTGAAAAGGAAAAAAAACAATTTAAAGTTATCTGCAATAAACTGAGGTTTAATGAAAATAACTTTCCACCGATTTTACACATTGATACTGAATGTTCAGATTTAATTGCTACACCGCCTTATTTATGGCAACTCTGGATTTATGATAATTTTATATATAAAAAAATATCCAAGCAAGAAAAAGTTTGGGTACCTAAAGTTTATGAAGAATTTAAATCTATGGTTAATAAGGGCATATTCAGAGTTAAGTATGTATCTAGAAATGAGAATAGGCATTACTCATTTGCAATTTATAATTTTTTTGAACATCTTTCCGAAATTGGAGTAACACAGCAAATTAGTTTTTATGATAGTAAGTACCACAGAATAATTTGTGATGAGCTGCCTATTTACAATGATTTGGAGGACAATGCGATACTTAGTAAAGCATTATCAGAGTATGCTGATGATGAATCCTATAATTCATTGGAGAACTTTAATGAACTTTTAAGACAAAAATCTCTAAAATCTACAAAAATAATAGAAGAGACTAAAAATAACATTAAGTTTTTGCCCTATTTGGTTTATTTAATAGAACAAAAACAAGAGTTAGTTAATGAATGGGAATTAAATTTTCTTAGAAATCAGTTAAAACTTTTTCAAAAAGGTAAGATGCTTACAGATAAACAGATTAGTATAGTTATTAAGATAAAATTGAGAATTGAAAAACAATTAAATATTTCTTTGGATTTAGCAAATTACGAGAACATGCACTCTACCTCCCAGACACTAGACAGATTCAGGTTATACTAA
- a CDS encoding ExeA family protein, producing MFKSFYSLSSKPFSKEINSKNMFTSNSYNELTARLNYLKDNRGIGMIVGEAGSGKTSGLRSFTTSLNPALYKTVYFPLSTVTVNDFYRGLAYSLDLEPASRKIDLFKQIQEAILSFYHNKKITPFIVLDELQFATSSFLSDLHMLFNFSMDAENPFILILCGMPSLSMKLSLGHHQPLNQRLIMRYKMQALSREEIKAYIEHQMTLAGSSYPIFSDAAIEAITSVSRGWPRLINSLATNSLVFGCQKGLKYIDDEAVRLAAIDLGM from the coding sequence ATGTTTAAAAGTTTTTATTCTTTATCTTCTAAACCTTTTAGTAAAGAAATTAATTCTAAGAATATGTTTACTTCTAATTCTTACAATGAATTAACTGCTAGACTTAATTATTTAAAAGATAATCGTGGAATTGGCATGATAGTAGGTGAAGCAGGTTCAGGGAAAACATCAGGATTAAGATCTTTTACCACTTCTCTTAATCCTGCTTTATACAAGACTGTATATTTCCCTTTATCTACTGTTACTGTTAATGATTTTTATAGAGGCTTAGCTTATAGTCTTGATTTAGAACCTGCTTCTAGAAAAATTGATCTTTTTAAACAAATTCAAGAGGCTATTTTAAGCTTTTACCATAATAAAAAGATTACACCTTTTATTGTTTTAGATGAATTACAATTTGCAACTTCAAGCTTTTTAAGTGATTTACATATGCTATTTAATTTCTCTATGGATGCAGAAAATCCTTTTATTCTTATACTGTGTGGTATGCCATCTTTAAGTATGAAGTTATCACTAGGACATCATCAACCATTAAACCAAAGGCTTATTATGCGATACAAAATGCAAGCTTTGTCTAGAGAAGAAATTAAAGCTTATATTGAACACCAAATGACTTTAGCTGGATCTAGTTATCCTATATTTTCAGATGCAGCAATTGAAGCAATTACTTCTGTAAGTCGTGGATGGCCACGTTTGATTAATAGCCTAGCGACTAATAGTCTAGTTTTTGGTTGTCAAAAGGGACTAAAGTATATTGATGACGAGGCAGTTCGATTAGCTGCAATAGATTTAGGTATGTAA